One Tachysurus vachellii isolate PV-2020 chromosome 5, HZAU_Pvac_v1, whole genome shotgun sequence genomic window, CTTCTTATTGTATTTCACATTACAATGCATCTTGCTCAGTAAGTAAATTTATGATGTTTTCCACCCATTATCTCATCACTAGGAAAATGTGTCTCATTTAGGTAGAACTGAACTTTATTCCCCATCAGTAAGGCTGAAATTAGTGCAGAGTAGGGAAGTCTTGTTTAGGTTTCATTActgtttcagtttttttataGACAGTACTTTGGCTTTATAGCTATTACAGTACTTTGGTGCATTACACGAGAGCAGGGAGACAGGATGGTGTTGTACGTTACGGATGCTGGAATTTTAAACAGCATATACTCTATACATCATCATATCCAGATGACAGTAAAGCAATTTTTAATTTGACAgataatgtgtttattacaatgACTATCTAAAGCATAGTTAAGGTAAAGGTGTTGCTTtgacagggttcccacgcgtcctggaaaacctggaaatcctggaaaattaatgaccaatattccagtcctggaaaacacatggaaaatgagagaaaacataaactgtcctggaaaaaatcttcttgtcctggaaaattattattttttaaatgttcttgatcatttaaagaacagtttacaactggtcgaaacaattaacgttagtaacagaaagcgctctgttcagggacgctgagttttgacgggttttttttatgctgtttaatctcgctgtgacggatgacgctgtcttgtgttggcggtttcaggtgctaggaatggtttaagtgctcgaatgttttcagaaaATGGTGACCGGTAAGCAGgatatattaaccttgttaatctgaatatcatgtgcaaggggaatgcacagcaaactaaagcatgcatgacgacATTGgactgagaaaggaaagggtattaatatgtgcggtctttttattttataaatgttgaaatttcattcacatgacaaattgtctttaaaagtatagttaagtaatagccataaagtgtacgttgtttttaagacttctggagagaagaacatattactttaggccgtgaatctgtgatccttgtctttttttgctaaatttgaaatgtcctggaaaagtcctggaaaatgatctctgaaaaagagtgggaaccctgtttGAGTTTCTACAATGGGATGACCCAAATATTTATGATTAACATAGTGATAGGTTTATATTAGATTGCTTAATGTAATAAGTTATAACAGATCATTCACAAGGAACTTTACAGTGGATACTCCATATAATTTAAGCCTAATAATGAACTGATTAAAATGGGTTAAAGAAAATGATCTTATCTAAagtatttaatttaacatttattgaagTAGTATCGTCATCATTTTTCACAAGTCAGAACATTTCCTGACACTGACATTAGTTTCTATTATTAAGGTTACAGAAGCCAAATAGTCATTTCCTCTACAGCATTTTTTACACCCCTCTGTTAAAGATTTTCAAAAGCAGCTTGTAAAAATGCAGCACAAATTCCTCTTTCAGAAAGACTCAGTTACTTCCctaaatgtaaacagaaactGTTAGTGTGtgctgttatttattaataaactaattattttatCGGATGCAAATCTGTGGTACAAAAGGAATATTAAGTCTGACATTTAAATCAAAATCTACTcaaaattctacattttaaaagtttgtttaacCTGTTATTTTTGCAGCATTAGTCGTTTTATTTAAAGGGAGTTTTTCTGTAGCCAGTAATGAGtaagattttctttctcttttttgaataagagaaagaaacacaatCAACTCTATTCTACTGTGCCTACTTCTCTGCTGGGCAAGAATGGCATAATAAATGCCTTGGAAACTATATTAATGATTTATCCATTATTGTAATTAGTTTAATTCACTGATATTTTCTGATTACAGGATAAGTTAAAAAAGCATGTAAATTGCTATTATTTGTTCAGTGGTATATAAACAGTTTAGTaagtaaatgtataaaatatcttaaaattcATTCCTGGacacaaatttttattttgttgtatcaCTAAGTGTAGatgcacaaatattttttttcctaaaagtTCAACGTGTCACTCTTAGGATCCTAGTGTGGACAGCTCAGTCATTCCTCCAGACACATATGTCAAGGTCTCCGGCAACCTGCGTTCTTTTCAGGTAAAaagtaatgaatatttatatgatctggattttttttcctttactacttatttttaatgtaattattaaaatcAAAAGCATTGTAGAATTATGCCATGGTTGGGATAATGTTATGGAGTATGATTAGTATTTGTTcccccatttatttttttttgctcactgtTAAAATTGAACCTGACAGAGACAAATACATTACTTTTTTCATAGGTGCTTCACGTTTGAACTTAATGATTAACTGATTATTAATATGATTATGCAGCTACGTTATTACTCAAAAAAGCACAGATGATGCAATTTACATGAATGTATaatagtttacatttacaatggTGTGTGAAGTGCTCTGATATTAAATTAACCCTTGAAacccttattttattttttatatttactgtaacaGAATAACAGGTCTTTGGTGGCGTTCAGTGTCCGGCCATTAGAGGATATGAATGAGATCACATCTCATATGCTGGAGGTTGTGCAGGCTCATATGCAGCTGATCAAGCCACACAATATGGTGAGAATCTTCTACTCAACCACAAAACCTGTAGTATTTCCTGTGCAACATCATACGACATTCAATGTGTCTTTGTTCATACAACCAATATATGTTAGTACTGCTGTGAACATCCATGATGAATGTGTTGTACTGAATATAATTAGAATGATAAAACTGTATGAActttctgggattttttttttcttttcaatgtgGTACATGTAATCTGTGTGAATGCACTGTCAATAGGCTGGAACAAAGTGAAAGAATCCCCCCCtttcctattattttttttttaatttttagatgGGAGGAGGTGGCAGTATGAACAGCAGCACGATGCCCATGTCTCGCCCTGGCCTGGGTGGTATGGGCATGAGTGGTAGCTACTCTGGTGCCAGTTCCATGGCCAATAATGGATTAAACCCTAATCAAAATCAGGTAAAATTATTTATGGATGCATGATTACCagagtatattattattttaaaggaaACATTTAGGATATTATTTAAGTTCAATATGTTGTGATGTAGTGGGAAAGTTTTCTTACTAGTTTCTTTCCGTACTAAATATTTAAGTCTTTGAAGTAGTTGTTGCCAAAACCAATTTTCCCCTCTTTCTTACGGTTTCTATTGTGTAGGTTTTGTGTCTAATAAAAAGCTGCCCAGAACCTCAGGGGATCAGCATACAGGAGCTAAAGCAAAGACTAAGTGGCATGAGCATGACTATAATCAGGTATCTGttccttctttctctgtgtTACTTTCTTTgcaaacattttacacacataggtctatttttattaaaggCTTTATCAGAGCCATATTTAATTTTCTTgaaccaaaaaaacacattaggtCCAATTTAACTTATTATATTTGAGGTATTTAGGTATGGATTAATCCAATTTTAAAGAATTAGTCAAACAGCCTAATAACTACAAGGACTTCATTAGAATtgtaataactttatttatgCTGATTTATGATTTACAccactgtaattaaaataaaaatcataggCCCCCTGACTTTACTTTAGACACTCTCTCTGCTACTAGACTACTAGAGTGAATTCACTAAACTCTAGAGTAAATACTCTACATTGTATTTACAGGCAAGTTGTGGACTTTCTCAGCAATGAAGGACACATTTTCTCTACTATCGATGAGGACCACTTCAGATCAACAGATCAAGAAGCTTAAGACCCATCTAGCAACTTTAAGCACTGCAAAAGTAAACCATCTCTAACTGCCTGAAGTTAATGCCAAACTTAATTTGTCTGTGCTAACACATTTTATGCACTTCCTGTGAGAAGTGTATACTGGCCAGGAAATAGTCATTTAGGGTGTGATTTGTGTAAACTTGGCAATGTACAAGGGTTATTCATGCAGGCTTCTCGGTTCCTGTAGTTTATGAGGGAAAatttaaaatcacagaaaaGAATAGCAAAAGTGTggtttgaaaacattttaatattaatgtacaCATTgtcctttaaaaatgtttataattaaataaatggtttgTTTGTAATGGTCGTTTTGTTCTTTGGGTATTTGTGTACATTTCATACTTCATACTGCCTAATAAAAAGTTCAAACGCAATCTCATGTACATTAGACACTTCACGTTGCAAcagtatctgtttttttttttttttataaaggacTAGTAAAACATGATATGATCAAGAGTTGTTAGCAAGTCTTCCACAGGTTCGTAGTCATGATCGCTTCCTGaggtctttctttctgtttaggTTAAAAAGGGCATAGTCAGATGCAGTGTTTCTCTGTAGGCCTTACAATGGATAGCATttggttttttcttttaaattaagaCAGTGATAAagattaaagcatttttttattattttaaatgagcaCTAACCTGTATTACGTGGCTTTTGTCTTGGAGACTTCACATACATATTTGGTATGGCTATACTCTCTGAGATAGACTTTCTAGGAACCAAAGGAGGGGGTACATCTTCTGTCTAATTTGTATAAAGGAAGCAGAAAGAGCAGAACTGTAGATACCAACATTTGAGAGTGCATAAGCTGTGGAAAAGGGGAAGTGTTCTTAGTGTTTACTAGACTTGAGttggtttaaaacattttttagaatAAAGTTATAGCTAAGTCACTGTTTTTAATGTGAGAGAACACTTCAGgtaaagaggaaaaacaaaaagcatcagACTCCACTGGACAAACACATTTAACTTCAAATTAATAGAAGTGAAGGGTTTAAGAggttcatgtaaaaaaaaatgcttacttcatttggtgttggtggtggtggtctaCGTTTTGTTTGGCCCAGAGGAGAATGGTCCGGTTTTACAGTCGGACTACTTTTGATGTGCAGAGTGGCTTCTTTAGGCTTTGCACACACTTTCTGTGATTGTAAGGTCACTGTTTTTCTCTTAGGAGGACGCGGTGGAGGAGGAGCCACAGTTTTTTCAGTAAGCTTATATTCATGGTAGAAATGCTCTGTTACCTCAGTGACAGTCTGTAGCTGAACCTCTGGGCTCTTGGAATCAGGCCAGGGTAAGGGGTCTGAGATGAATGATAGAGAAAGCTGCAGCCAGGGAACAGGCAATTCAAAGCATTTGTCTGGAGTTTCAGGCAAGCTGGCAAGCACAGTGGTCTCTTCTAGAACACCTTCCAGTCTCAGAATTAAACCCCCCAGTGGATCTTTTTCCAGTGTTTTATCATGACTCACCACTTTCACATCCAAGGGAAAGGAGACGTTCTTGACCAGTTCAGTTAAACCATACTTTTTCTTATCTAACAGAATCTCAACAAAGTTGGCTGGAGTAAATAGAGGGAGGCAGATCTCATTTTCGCTACTCTCACACCCCtcgtcatcatcctcatcctcatcctcaatCCGCTTGCAGATCAGGCTTTCCACACTCCCAGGAGCCCCTAACTCAGTTTCTGATGCATTTGCTGTTTGTAATCTCAAAACTTCCAGCTGTTCCCCAGCACTAAGAGCAGGCACTCCTTCCTCCTCAATACCCTCAAAGTGCCTTGTCACAGAAACTCTCAGtcctggagaaagagagaatgccATATACACTTCATATACTGAGCTAAACTCCCTTGCTCTTCTCCGTACTTGGCCACCATAGCTCTGAGAAAGCAGGAAGTACTGCTGGGTTTTTCTCCCCTTTGGGGCACACGCTAACACCATGCGTGTTTTATTACAGTTGTGCAGCACaagatgcttgtttttttgtagctcTTTCAACCAGCTGCAGCATAGGAACGGATTAGCCATAGGTCCTTCCAAGATCTCTGCCATAGTAGGAAAGGCCTCATTTGGCTGTACAGCTACCTCAGCTAGAGATAGTGGAGTTACAAATGTTATATGTTTACACTGCTCAGTCACATCTGTTACATCCACTTCCAGGGTGGAGGGGAACGTCACTATGTTCTTCCTCACTGTGAAAAGAACAATAATAACCATGCTTCAAATACTAAAGAGGCTTATTTACATATACAAACTAatgatggaaagaaagaaacattagGTGAGTTAAATTTTTTATACATACTGTGCATGATGCCTTGGATTTCATAGACTGGGCTAAAGAACAACGGGCTGCCACATGTATCTGGGTTTGTTTTAGAGAACCGTCTCGTGCGTAGCCTGGCTGAGTACATGATCTCATAAAGGGAGTAGCCACGGTCATTCTGGCATTCATAGAACTCTCCATGACAAGAAAAGGGAATGTGGACTTCTGCAGCGACTTCCTGCTGGCCCATGAGCTGACAGCGAACAAAACGCTCCCCATCCTTATTGAGCTCAACAGTTAGAAGATTCATCTCTGTCCCAGCTGGCACTGTGAGGTTCTCAATGATAAGATCATTTTTGCTGAAGAAGGAGAATGAGCCAATTGCATCCACACCAACAGGTAGCAGTCCTACTATCTCCTCTATTGTACTGTAAGGTAGCTCCTCACGAACCAGTGTGAACAAACCTGGGGATGAGCATGAAGGAATGACTAGAACAACTTATTGTCCGATGGTACTTGAAGATAAAATATTGTAGTTTTGCCTTCAAATGCCTTATGTACGCATTTAATGCTATTGTTTTATGCATTACTTACTGTACCTATTTTACAAAATTGTATTTACTCCCactgcattttaatatttttttacagatgTTCATTACAGTGGTaggttttttgttctttttagttCTACTGGATTTTCAAAAGCAAGAAATTATTacgacttttttctttttctagatTATTTTTCTAACAGATTGTCGCATCATCATCAAGTGTGACACCATGTTCATTCACTTACTGTTGTAATACCTACCTGAATGGTTGATGGGCAGCTCAAATGAGGTGTTATTGATAATGTCCTCACAAGAGACAGCCAGGAGCTTAAGGCTTGTAATCTTCACCAAGTCACCAGTAGACAGACACACTTCAGAACCTGAGATCTCATACACTGAGCCTGTAAAACAATGCACcacacaatatttattaaaccaGGTATTTCTGGTTGCCTAACTATCCCTAGAACGAAAGATGTAAGAAAAAACAAGTTGATAgtcagcattcattcattcattctacctcgggtcacggggagcctgtgcctacagtatctcaggcgtcattgggcatcaaggcaggatacaccctggacggagtgccaacccatcggagggttcacacacacacacacacacacacacacacacacacacacacactcacgcaatcacacactacagacaatttttccagagatgccaatcaacctaccatgcatgtctttggaccaggggaggaaaccggagtacccgaaggaaacccccgaggcacggggagaacatgcaaactccacacacacaaggcggaggcgggaatcgaacccccaaccctggaggtgtgaggcgagaggcgaacgtgccaaccactagccccccccccccccaaatcagcatgtattttataattcgaaaaaaatattttttttagtaataatgGGGagttaaatcttttttaaattaagtttaaactttaattgtatctattcatttatttatttttatccttatttcttcttcttcttctcattattattagtatttatttatttatttatttatttatttatttatttttactctattatttttccatacttctgtaaagctgcttttagacaattgttaaaagcgctatacaaataaattgaattgaaaactgaattgaatagaattgaatttaaaaaaaagttaactgACCCAAATATCCGTTCGTCTCTGACTTGTGTTTTAATAATAGAGAACTTGggaaacaagaagaaaatctAAGGCGCGCGCGTTAATCATCATAATGGCATAATAAGAGCTTCATAATCTTATAACACTTCTAATGAATACACTATTTTAAGGTCGCCAAATGCAGATGGAAGGATGTAGTTGAGTGTTTTGTAAGAGTTAAAACAATATGGAGTCAATGGTGGACTTCTCACCTTGGAAATAAACTCCGGAGCAGACCTGCAATATGCGCGGTAAAGACGAATGATCTACGTGTTTGATGTAATCCCGCAGAGCCAAAACACCGTCGATGTCCTCCATCCCGAAAACTCCTTAAAACCTCCACACCAGAGTCTTCACAAGTTACTTCTGACAGCTTACAATGGGCAGCTTTGTTTCTCTTCGACACAGCATCTGAAATGTCACTGGTTCCGCTTCAGAATACTTTATAACCAGACTTTTGACCACTTCCTCGTTACGTTTCTTTTAAAAGGTCCCAAGAAAATAAGTAATGTGAACCGTTACAGTGAAGCTTCTGCGAAATTTTcttaaactattttaaaaataagtcGTAATGGTTGGAATACAGAAGTGCAGGTCTCAAAAACAGTGCAAAACACCGTATTGTACAAGTATGGTATTGTAAATATGACGTATATCACGCCTCTATcactaacgcacacacacactcacacaaacacacactcacacaaacagacacactcacacctacctatctatctatctatgcagcTTAACCTGTTTTGACTCAGTTGAAGGTAAGTGCATATAGTGTCCCATATAGGCTACACAGACCTTTTCCTACACATCTCTGTTACCAGTGTGGAAGCAtaagaaaagcatttcaatgTCAATGTCAGCAAATACAGGTTGAAATCACTGCACCATCCCTAAATGGTGTTCTTGCAGAAAGaaccatttctttctgtttgctgGGAAAAAGAACTAAGTGAAATAACTTCAAACATACAATTATTTACTGGATGAAAGAAGACGACACAGCTGAATTTGTTCAGAAAAAAAGTACTTTAAAAGGCCTTAAAAAATGTAGGaagtaaaaaacattttttaagtaATCAAGAAAGAATACAAATATAGTAGCATTGAGTAACAATTGCTCAAATACTTTCCCAATATGTCTTTCAATAACTGTCACAAGTCTGAAAGTACACAACTATCTAGAATGTATTCGTGTGCTGTAGATTTAAGCTTTCCCTTTACTGTTCCTACATGACACTGTCCCTGTGCATGAAGCAAGCTCAATTGAGCCTTGAGCCCCATAAGCCTCAGCAGGTTCCTATCGACTCTACTGTCTTTTGGTGCCTCCACACTTGTCTACATCATCCGGAAGAAATGTGAGGCCAGAGAAAAAAACGACAGACGATggcaaagaggaagaggagagaggagaggtaGAATGAGGGTACTGTACACGCGTGTTTCAAATGAAATCAGAGCCACACTTATTGACTATGTCATAAATCATGGTCTCTCACTGAGAGAAGCTGGCCAGAGAGTTCAGCCCAATATAAACAGATCCacagtttattgtttattgttaaaaggaTCCCCATTAGCTGTCACCAAAGTGAGAAGCTTGTCTTCCTGGggtccacaaaataaataaatcacataatAGTCTAACAGCAGTAAAACATTGTAGACATCATTATAACCATCATCagaaattattcaaataaattattacagtattacattCATACATTCCCTACTCACAATTTAAATAGTACATTCTCAGATGATACCTGAAAGAGACTTTGCCATTCATTTTACGTATATTCAATGGCAATTATTCCAGTAATTGATGGCACGATAAATAACTGTTCTCTTTAAAGCATTTGAATTTGGACGTGGTAATATTAGCTGGCCATTATCAGCTGACCTAGTCGAATGAGAATGAACCTGATCACACCTAACAATTTGGTTATATAAGAACACcggttgagaaaaaaaatatagttttactGAAAAATTTAGTTGTATTGAAAACCAGCCTTTTCTCCACCGTTAACCATGAGAGTCGACGGTGCATACTGATAGTATTTGTTCTTATGGGACAATGTAATACTAACCTGCAGCTCTGTTTTGGGCAGTTTGTAATTTCTTTAGTTGACCTTTAGATGTAGATGACCATACAGGGGCACAATAATCCAGGTGACATAAAATTAAAGATTTAGCCACCTGTCCCACAATATATGTAGGTACATAAGAAAGACATTTCCTCACCATTGCGATACAGCAACCCATCTTCTTCACAATGATATCAATATGTTCTGCCCATGACAGCTGACTATCTATTATTGTGCCCAGTATTTTTACTTTATCTACCTGTTCTATAGGTTCCCCAGACAAGTTCAAACTCATCTTTGGTGTTGATGACAATTTATGACTCGATCCCAAAATAATTGATTTGGTTTTCGAGATGTTCAGCAccaacttattttttttttatccaatcaAAAACCATATTTAACTCAGCTGATAAAACATTGTCCAGTTCACTGACAGTTTTTGCAGCATAATACAATGTTGAATCATCAGCATACATTTGTACAGTAGCTTTACACAGAACTAATGGTAAATTGTTTGGTCCCAGGCAGCTCCCTTGCAGGACAATGCAATCCAAGACCTTAGAATAAGACCAGCTGCCAGTGTAATAAACCCTTTCCGTCCTACTTGTGAGATAACTCTTCATAAATTGAATGGCAATTGGACTAAATCCATAGAATTCTAGTTTACCAATTAGTAGATTGTGATCTATGAGATCAAATGCCGCACAAAAATCAAGTAATACTGCACCAGTCATCTTTAAATTATCCTTTTCCTTGAGCCAGTCGTCTGTCATTACTGTAAGGGCGGAACAAGTTGAATGGTTATGTCTATAAGCATGTTGGAAATCGGTGTTCAAACcgttacatttaaaatattcctgtatctgtgtgtgaactATTCTCTCCATTAGTTTACCAAGAACTGGGAGAATAGTAATAGGTCTACAGTTCTTCCCAGTGAATGCAAGTCTACCATCTTTACATAAGGGAATAATTTTACCTTCTTTCCAGATAGTGGGAAAGACACCCTTCATTAAGCATGCATTTAATATTTGACATAACGGACCACAAACATAGTCAGCTGCCAGACCAAGTACATTACTGTCCAGCATGTCAGTACCCACTGAGCTGTGTTCAGGCAGGGATTTCAACAACTTCCTTACTTCCCACTCCGTGACACTATTAAACTGGAACGTGCAACTCTTATCTAACATCACATTATCCTTTATGAGCTTTAGGTAATCAGAATCAGTATTGTCCATATTCTGCCTTAGTACATGGACCTTATTTATGAAGAAATTTgctatattaaaattaaaataatttgcaaTATCAGTTGGTTTGGTCAGAAACTTGCCTTCTGATTCCACAAAGGAAGCACCTCCAGTTGTCCGTCTCCCCATTATTTCATTAAGGGTTTTCCAGAGTTCTTTACCATCTTGCTTTACAGCATTTATTCTCTGCATGTAATATTCTTTTTTCATCGATCTATTCAGTTTTGTAACCTGATTTCTCAGTTGACAGTACTTAAATCTGTCCTCCAACAATCCAGTCTTTACTAATATAGATTTGGCTTCATCTCTTTCCTTCATGAGGCTCTTTATAGTCTCATTAAGCCATGGGGCTGGTCTTGCTTTTACAATACACTTTCTCATGGGGGCATGCCTATCAACAATCTTCATGAAACTTTCCATAAAGATATTTAAGGAGACCTCAGGCTCCTCAGCAGCATACACATCAGTCCAATCAATATCACCAAAATCTGCCAAAAAACTTTCCGGGATAAATTTCTTGAACATCCTTTTATATACTATATTGACCTTACATTTAGGAATTTTAGTTTTCCTGGTAATTGCTATGATATTGTGGTCACTAAAACCCACAGATCGAGAGACTGGTTTAGTGCAGCATTCAggaatatttgtataaatatggTCTAGCACTGTTAGTAAAGACTCTAGTTGGTTGAGAGATCATCTGAGACAAATTACAAGCATTGATCAATGAAACCATCTTTTGTTTCATTGGACATTGATTCGCAAACCAGTCTATGTTCATATCCCCAACTAAAAAAATATCACTGTTCACATCTGTAACTATCAATTAACACACGTAAATCATTCAGATATTGCACATCAGTCACGGGAGGTCTATAGCAGCAACCGATCAGCACAGGTTTAAGGTAAGGAAAATGCACTTTAACCCATAAAGATTCTAAACCTTCTGAGATAAACTCAGAGCACAGTGTTGCCGGAAAATGATCTCTAATATATAATGCTATACCACCCCATGTTTGTTCCTGTCCCTTCTAAATATATTATAACCATCAATGGAAATCTCTGTATCAAGAACAGTAGCATCCAGATGTGTCTCTGATTCTGCCAATATATGAATAGTATTTTCTGTAATCAGATAATTAAGTTCAAGTACCTTATTTCTGATGCTGCAGACATTCAAATGGGCCATAACAAGACCCTTTGATTCAGGAAGGACATGCTTATCATCCTTGAGCCTACTatccataataaaaataaataaagaaataaagaaatgtagtTCAGTTCAGTCTATATGAGTTCAAATTAAGGAACCAGAGAACAATCTCTCGCTCCAGCTCCAAGTCCTGGCCGTTGGTGCCTTTCTTCCTTATGTTTTTGGGCAGG contains:
- the rpa2 gene encoding replication protein A 32 kDa subunit, producing the protein MWNQGSYGEAGMGGGYTQSPGGFGSPAASQGEKKGRARAQQIVPCTVSQLMTAAQAEDVFRVGEVEVAQVTIVGIIRNTDKSMTNIQYKVDDMTAAPMDVKQWVDTEDPSVDSSVIPPDTYVKVSGNLRSFQNNRSLVAFSVRPLEDMNEITSHMLEVVQAHMQLIKPHNMMGGGGSMNSSTMPMSRPGLGGMGMSGSYSGASSMANNGLNPNQNQVLCLIKSCPEPQGISIQELKQRLSGMSMTIIRQVVDFLSNEGHIFSTIDEDHFRSTDQEA
- the themis2 gene encoding protein THEMIS2 — encoded protein: MEDIDGVLALRDYIKHVDHSSLPRILQVCSGVYFQGSVYEISGSEVCLSTGDLVKITSLKLLAVSCEDIINNTSFELPINHSGLFTLVREELPYSTIEEIVGLLPVGVDAIGSFSFFSKNDLIIENLTVPAGTEMNLLTVELNKDGERFVRCQLMGQQEVAAEVHIPFSCHGEFYECQNDRGYSLYEIMYSARLRTRRFSKTNPDTCGSPLFFSPVYEIQGIMHMRKNIVTFPSTLEVDVTDVTEQCKHITFVTPLSLAEVAVQPNEAFPTMAEILEGPMANPFLCCSWLKELQKNKHLVLHNCNKTRMVLACAPKGRKTQQYFLLSQSYGGQVRRRAREFSSVYEVYMAFSLSPGLRVSVTRHFEGIEEEGVPALSAGEQLEVLRLQTANASETELGAPGSVESLICKRIEDEDEDDDEGCESSENEICLPLFTPANFVEILLDKKKYGLTELVKNVSFPLDVKVVSHDKTLEKDPLGGLILRLEGVLEETTVLASLPETPDKCFELPVPWLQLSLSFISDPLPWPDSKSPEVQLQTVTEVTEHFYHEYKLTEKTVAPPPPRPPKRKTVTLQSQKVCAKPKEATLHIKSSPTVKPDHSPLGQTKRRPPPPTPNETEDVPPPLVPRKSISESIAIPNMYVKSPRQKPRNTERKTSGSDHDYEPVEDLLTTLDHIMFY